From a region of the Desmodus rotundus isolate HL8 chromosome 7, HLdesRot8A.1, whole genome shotgun sequence genome:
- the LOC112301735 gene encoding olfactory receptor 8A1 encodes MAAENHSTVVVFILGGLTKRPDLQLPLFLLFLGIYTVTMIGNLGMMTLIGLNAQLHTPMYFFLSNLSLVDLCYSSVITPKMLVNFLSEKNIISYAGCMSQLYFFVVLVIAESYMLTVMAYDRYVAICRPLLYNIIMSHQACSLLVAVVYIMGLVGSTILTGLMIQLPYCEVLITHYFCDILPLMKLSCSSTYDVEMTLFFVAGFNIVVTCLTVLVSYAFIFCTILCISTAEGRSKAFSTCSSHLVAVGMFYGSATFMYLKPSTASSLAQENVASVFYTTLIPMLNPLIYSLRNKEVKAAIQKTLRRKMV; translated from the coding sequence ATGGCTGCAGAAAATCACTCTACAGTGGTGGTGTTCATTCTCGGGGGATTAACAAAGCGACCAGATCTCCagctccccctctttctcctcttccttggcATCTACACAGTCACCATGATAGGGAACCTGGGAATGATGACACTGATTGGTCTGAATGCTCAGcttcacacccccatgtacttcttcctcagcaACCTGTCACTTGTGGATCTCTGCTACTCTTCTGTCATCACCCCGAAAATGCTGGTGAACTTCTTGTCAGAAAAAAACATCATCTCCTACGCAGGGTGCATGTCACAGCTCTACTTCTTCGTGGTGTTGGTTATTGCTGAGAGTTACATGCTCAcagtgatggcctatgaccgctatgttgccatctgcaggcctttgctttacAACATTATCATGTCCcatcaggcctgctccctgctggtGGCTGTGGTTTACATCATGGGGCTTGTTGGCTCAACAATATTGACTGGCCTCATGATTCAACTGCCCTATTGTGAGGTCCTCATCACTCATTACTTTTGTGACATCCTCCCCCTCATGAAGCTCTCCTGCTCTAGCACCTATGATGTTGAGATGACACTGTTCTTTGTGGCTGGATTCAACATCGTAGTCACCTGCTTAACAGTCTTGGTTTCCTACGCCTTCATCTTCTGCACCATCCTCTGCATCAGCACTGCAGAAGGAAGGTCCAAAGCCTTCAGCACCTGCAGCTCCCACCTTGTGGCTGTGGGGATGTTCTATGGATCTGCTACATTCATGTACTTAAAACCCTCCACAGCCAGTTCCCTGGCCCAGGAGAATGTGGCCTCTGTGTTCTACACCACACTaatccccatgctgaaccccctCATCTACAGTTTGAGGAACAAGGAGGTAAAGGCTGCCATCCAGAAAACACTGAGGAGAAAAATGGTTTGA
- the LOC128781395 gene encoding olfactory receptor 8A1: protein MAAENHSTVVVFILGGLTKTPELQLPLFLLFLGIYMVTMIGNLGMMTLIGLNAQLHTPMYFFLSNLSLVDLCYSSVITPKMLVNFLSEKNVISYAGCMAQLYFFLVFVIAECYILSVMAYDRYVAICRPLLYNIIMSHQACSLLVAVVYIMGLVGSTILTGLMTQLPYCEVLITHYFCDILPLMKLSCSSTYDVEVTVFFVSGFNTIVTCLAVLVSYAFIIYSILRISTAEGRSKAFNTCSSHLVAVGMFYGSGAFMYLKPSTASSLAQENMASVFYTTVIPMLNPLIYSLRNKEVKAAIQKTLRRKRV from the coding sequence ATGGCTGCAGAAAATCACTCTACAGTGGTGGTGTTCATTCTCGGGGGATTAACAAAGACACCAGAGCTCCAGctacccctctttctcctctttcttggCATTTACATGGTCACCATGATAGGGAACCTGGGCATGATGACTCTGATTGGTCTGAATGCTCAGcttcacacccccatgtacttcttcctcagcaACCTGTCACTTGTGGATCTCTGCTACTCTTCTGTCATCACCCCGAAAATGCTGGTGAACTTCTTGTCAGAAAAAAACGTCATCTCCTATGCAGGGTGCATGGCACAGCTCTACTTCTTCCTGGTGTTTGTCATTGCTGAGTGTTACATCCTCTCAGTGATGGCCTACGACCGCTATGTTGCCatctgcaggcctttgctttacAACATTATCATGTCTcatcaggcctgctccctgctggtGGCTGTGGTTTACATCATGGGGCTTGTTGGCTCAACAATATTGACTGGCCTCATGACTCAACTGCCCTATTGTGAGGTCCTCATCACTCATTACTTTTGTGACATCCTCCCCCTCATGAAGCTCTCCTGCTCTAGCACCTATGATGTTGAGGTGACAGTGTTCTTTGTGTCTGGATTCAACACCATAGTCACCTGCTTAGCAGTCCTGGTTTCCTACGCCTTCATCATCTACAGCATTCTCCGCATCAGCACTGCAGAAGGAAGGTCCAAAGCCTTCAACACCTGCAGCTCCCACCTTGTGGCTGTGGGGATGTTCTATGGATCTGGTGCATTCATGTACTTAAAACCCTCCACAGCCAGTTCCCTGGCCCAGGAGAACATGGCCTCTGTCTTCTACACCACAGTaatccccatgctgaaccccctCATCTACAGTTTGAGGAACAAGGAGGTAAAGGCTGCCATCCAGAAAACACTGAGGAGAAAAAGGGTTTGA
- the LOC112301734 gene encoding olfactory receptor 8A1, translated as MAAENHSTVVVFILGGLTKRPDLQLPLFLLFLGIYTVTMIGNLGMMTLIGLNAQLHTPMYFFLSNLSLVDLCYSSVITPKMLVNFLSEKNVISYAGCMAQLYFFVVFVVAECYMLTVMAYDRYVAICRPLLYNIIMSHQACSLLVAVVYIMGLVGSTIETGLMIQLPYCEVLISHYFCDILPLMKLSCSSTYDVEMTMFFLAGFNIIVTCLTVLVSYAFIFSTILGISTAEGRSKAFSTCSAHLAAVGMFYGSTTFMYLKPSTASSLAQENMASVFYTTVIPMLNPLIYSLRNKEVKAAIQKTLRRKMV; from the coding sequence ATGGCTGCAGAAAATCACTCTACAGTGGTGGTGTTCATTCTCGGGGGATTAACAAAGCGACCAGATCTCCAGctacccctctttctcctcttccttggtATCTACACAGTCACCATGATAGGGAACCTGGGCATGATGACTCTGATTGGTCTGAATGCTCAGcttcacacccccatgtacttcttcctcagcaACCTGTCACTTGTGGATCTCTGCTACTCTTCTGTCATCACCCCGAAAATGCTGGTGAACTTCTTGTCAGAAAAAAACGTCATCTCCTATGCAGGGTGCATGGCACAGCTCTACTTCTTCGTGGTGTTTGTCGTTGCTGAGTGTTACATGCTCAcagtgatggcctatgaccgctatgttgccatctgcaggcctttgctttacAACATTATCATGTCTcatcaggcctgctccctgctggtGGCTGTGGTTTACATCATGGGCCTTGTTGGCTCAACAATAGAGACTGGCCTCATGATTCAACTGCCCTATTGTGAGGTCCTCATCAGTCATTACTTTTGTGACATCCTCCCCCTCATGAAGCTCTCCTGCTCTAGCACCTATGATGTTGAGATGACAATGTTCTTTTTGGCTGGATTCAACATCATAGTCACCTGCTTAACAGTCCTGGTTTCCTACGCCTTCATCTTCTCCACCATCCTCGGCATCAGCACTGCAGAAGGAAGGTCCAAAGCCTTCAGCACCTGCAGCGCCCACCTTGCGGCTGTGGGGATGTTCTATGGATCTACTACATTCATGTACTTAAAACCCTCCACAGCCAGTTCCCTGGCCCAGGAGAACATGGCCTCTGTCTTCTACACCACAGTaatccccatgctgaaccccctCATCTATAGTTTGAGGAACAAGGAGGTAAAGGCTGCCATCCAGAAAACACTGAGGAGAAAAATGGTTTGA
- the PANX3 gene encoding pannexin-3, giving the protein MSLAHTAAEYMLSDALLPDRRGSRLKGLRLELPLDRMVKFVAVGFPLLLMSLAFAQEFSSGSSISCFSPSNFSVRQAAYVDSSCWDSLVHHEQGEPGQYKLKSLWPHKALPYSLLALAMVMYLPVLLWQYTAVPALSSDLLFIISELDKSYNRSIRLVQHMLKIQHMSSDPDDFWDDLEKARKERYFEFPLLERYLACKQRSHSLVATYLLRNSLLLLFTSATYLYLGHFHLDVFFLKEFSCSVKTGLLSDETHIPDLITCRLTSLSVFQIVSLSTIAVYTLLVPVIIYNLTRLCQWDKRLLSIYEMLPAFDLLSRKMLGCPINDLNVILLFLRANISELTSFSWLNVLRVLKDTTTQKHNIDTVVDFMTVLAGLEPSKPKHLTHQARDGNP; this is encoded by the exons ATGTCACTTGCACACACAGCTGCAGAGTACATGCTGTCAGATGCCCTGCTGCCTGACCGCAGGGGCTCCCGCCTCAAAGGACTACGTCTAGAACTACCCCTGGATCGCATGGTCAAGTTCGTAGCTGTGGGCTTCCCCCTGTTGCTGATGTCCCTGGCGTTTGCCCAGGAGTTCTCCTCCG GGTCTTCCATCAGCTGCTTCTCTCCCAGTAACTTCAGCGTTCGGCAGGCGGCCTATGTGGACAGTTCCTGTTGGGACTCACTGGTTCACCATGAACAGGGTGAGCCTGGGCAGTACAAGCTGAAATCCCTCTGGCCTCACAAG GCCCTCCCCTACTCCCTGCTGGCCCTGGCCATGGTCATGTACCTGCCAGTTCTGCTGTGGCAGTACACAGCTGTGCCGGCCCTCAGCTCAGACCTGCTGTTCATCATCAGCGAACTGGACAAATCCTACAACCGCTCCATCCGCCTGGTACAGCACATGCTGAAGATCCAGCACATGAGCTCGGACCCCGATGACTTCTGGGATGATCTGGAAAA GGCTCGGAAAGAACGATACTTTGAATTCCCCTTGCTTGAGCGGTACCTGGCATGTAAGCAGCGCTCACATTCACTCGTGGCTACCTACCTCCTGAGGAActccctcctgctcctcttcACCTCGGCCACCTACCTGTACCTTGGCCACTTCCACCTGGATGTCTTCTTCCTAAAGGAATTCAGTTGTTCTGTCAAGACAGGGCTGCTAAGCGATGAGACCCACATCCCTGATCTCATCACGTGCAGGCTGAcctccctgtctgttttccagaTTGTTAGTCTCTCCACCATAGCAGTATACACCCTGCTGGTTCCAGTGATAATCTACAACCTCACGCGGCTATGTCAGTGGGACAAGCGGCTCCTATCCATCTATGAGATGCTCCCAGCGTTTGACCTCCTCAGCAGAAAGATGCTGGGGTGCCCCATCAATGACCTCAATGTGATCCTTCTTTTCCTCCGAGCCAACATCTCTGAGCTCACCTCTTTTAGCTGGTTGAATGTTTTACGTGTGTTGAAAGACACGACCACCCAGAAGCACAACATTGACACCGTGGTTGATTTCATGACTGTATTAGCTGGCTTAGAACCCTCAAAACCTAAACACCTCACTCACCAGGCACGTGACGGAAACCCATAG
- the TBRG1 gene encoding transforming growth factor beta regulator 1: MSLLGGLTSSPRAASQSAKARMKKLPKRSQNEKYRLKYLRLRKAAKATVFENAAICDEIARLEEKFLKAKEERRYLLKKLLQLQALTEGEVQPAAPPHSSSLPLAYGVASSVGTLQGAGPISGPSTGAEEPFGKKSKKEKKEKGKENNKLEVLKKTSKRKKMEGGARKLVQPIALDPSGRPVFPIGLGGLTVYSLGEIITDRPGFHDERAIYPVGYCSTRVYASMKCPDRKCLYTCQIKDGGVQPQFEIVPEDDPQSAIVTSSAEACHAELLKAVSATVGKPVSNMLPSGADFFGFSHPTIHNLIQSCPGAQKCVNYQWVKFDACKPGDGQPPQGLLESEAAISFDAFQRQTFDEDATDPMLQGSLDLPELQPAACVSSFQPVFLTREPLADNHLEHLKSPARCSPAQSLD, translated from the exons ATGAGCCTGTTGGGCGGCCTCACCTCCTCGCCGCGGGCCGCGTCGCAGTCCGCCAAGGCCAGGATGAAAAAGCTCCCGAAGAGGAGCCAGAACGAGAAATATCGGCTCAAGTACCTGCGGCTGCGCAAAGCCGCCAAAGCCACAGTGTTT gaaaatgCTGCTATTTGTGATGAAATTGCTCGTCTTGAGGAAAAATTTcttaaagcaaaagaagaaagacG GTACTTGCTAAAGAAGCTCCTCCAGCTTCAGGCTCTTACTGAAGGGGAAGTTCAGCCTGCAGCTCCTCCCCACAGCTCCAGTTTGCCCCTGGCTTATGGTgtggccagctctgtggggacTCTACAGGGAGCTGGGCCCATTTCTGGGCCTAGCACTGGGGCTGAGGAGCCATTTGGGAAGAAAtccaagaaggagaaaaaagaaaaaggcaaagagaacaaCAAACTGGAAG TTCTGAAGAAAACatccaagagaaagaaaatggagggaGGTGCTCGCAAGCTGGTTCAGCCCATTGCCCTGGATCCCTCAGGACGGCCTGTGTTCCCCATCGGACTGGGGGGTCTAACAGTATATAGCCTGGGGGAG ATCATCACCGACCGACCTGGCTTCCATGACGAGAGGGCCATCTACCCTGTGGGCTACTGCAGTACTCGAGTCTACGCCAGCATGAAATGCCCAGACCGAAAGTGTCTGTATACCTGTCAGATCAAGGATGGTGGTGTGCAACCCCAG TTTGAAATTGTCCCTGAAGATGACCCCCAGAGCGCCATCGTCACTTCTTCTGCAGAGGCCTGTCATGCAGAGCTGCTCAAGGCAGTAAGTGCTACTGT GGGGAAACCAGTGTCTAACATGCTTCCATCTGGAGCTGACTTTTTTGGGTTTTCTCATCCAACCATCCACAACCTGATCCAGAGTTGTCCCGGAGCTCAAAAATGTGTCAA TTACCAGTGGGTGAAATTTGATGCGTGCAAACCTGGAGATGGGCAGCCGCCCCAAGGCCTGCTGGAGAGTGAGGCCGCTATAAGCTTTGACGCCTTTCAGAGACAGACCTTTGATGAAGATGCTACTGATCCCATGCTACAAG GATCGTTGGACCTCCCGGAGCTTCAGCCTGCAGCCTGTGTGTCTTCTTTCCAGCCTGTGTTCCTGACCCGCGAGCCCTTGGCAGACAATCACCTAGAGCACTTGAAGTCCCCGGCGCGGTGTAGCCCAGCGCAGTCTCTAGACTGA